A genomic region of Dreissena polymorpha isolate Duluth1 chromosome 4, UMN_Dpol_1.0, whole genome shotgun sequence contains the following coding sequences:
- the LOC127876786 gene encoding uncharacterized protein LOC127876786 → MAINVEVFQTEVKSTHRNNADPYDLYYKIDRPSYENTYKFNFKQYVSAANTDRVYTRESSSLCGVFLEEEKTYILSGRVNKEKQRMEISICSSWVEAPISAESQQLLMQFKHETAVCPE, encoded by the exons TATTCCAGACCGAAGTGAAAAGTACCCATCGAAATAATGCGGATCCTTACGATTTGTACTATAAGATTGACAGACCAAGCTATGAAAATACGTACAAG TTCAATTTCAAGCAATACGTGTCAGCGGCGAACACAGATAGAGTATACACAAGAGAGAGTAGCTCATTGTGCGGCGTCTTTTTAGAAGAGGAGAAGACATACATCCTGTCAG gGCGTGTAAATAAAGAAAAGCAGCGGATGGAAATCAGCATTTGTTCATCGTGGGTTGAGGCGCCAATCAGCGCAGAGTCGCAGCAGCTGCTGATGCAGTTCAAACACGAGACCGCTGTGTGTCCGGAGTGA